A section of the Mesobacillus jeotgali genome encodes:
- the scpA gene encoding methylmalonyl-CoA mutase has protein sequence MQKPDFTKVRLFAEEREASKEQVERHIIEKMDDLLFETNEQIKVKAVYRNEDLKSADHLDGMPGLPPFTRGPYPAMYVNRPWTVRQYAGFSTAEESNAFYRRNLAMGQKGLSVAFDLATHRGYDSDHPRVEGDVGKAGVAIDSILDMKILFDGIPLDQMSVSMTMNGAVLPIMAFFIVTAEEQGVSQDQLSGTIQNDILKEYMVRNTYIYPPEMSMKIIADIFEYTSKYMPKFNSISISGYHMQEAGAPADIELAYTLADGLEYVRTGLKAGIDIDSFAPRLSFFWAIGMNYFMEVAKMRAARFIWAKMIKTFNPKNEKSMALRTHSQTSGWSLTEQDPFNNVIRTLVEAHAAAMGHTQSLHTNALDEAIALPTDFSARIARNTQLFLQEETGITKVIDPWAGSYYVESLTEALIDKAWAHIEEIEKLGGMAKAIETGLPKMRIEEAAARRQAQIDSGKETIIGVNKFRLDQEEPLEILDIDNTAVRAKQLERLQQLKENRDDSKVEEALNDLAAVAEKGEGNLLEYAVKAARARATLGEISDAVEKAAGRHKAVIRSVSGVYSSAFTNEEEISEVQQMTEEFLENEGRRPRIMIAKMGQDGHDRGAKVISTAFADLGFDVDIGPLFQTPEETAIQAVENDVHAIGISSLAAGHKTLLPQLVNELKKLGREDIVVIVGGVIPAQDYQFLYDNGASAIFGPGTIIPAAAQKVLRTIYERLGYEEVSR, from the coding sequence ATGCAAAAGCCTGATTTTACAAAAGTCCGTTTGTTTGCTGAGGAAAGAGAGGCAAGCAAGGAGCAGGTCGAACGCCATATAATAGAAAAAATGGATGACTTGTTATTTGAGACGAATGAACAGATTAAAGTTAAAGCGGTTTATAGAAATGAAGACCTAAAATCTGCGGATCATCTGGATGGAATGCCCGGCCTCCCGCCTTTTACGAGGGGACCATATCCAGCGATGTATGTAAACCGCCCTTGGACGGTGAGGCAGTATGCAGGCTTTTCTACCGCAGAAGAAAGCAACGCTTTTTACAGGCGGAACCTTGCTATGGGACAAAAGGGATTATCCGTAGCTTTTGACCTGGCGACGCACAGAGGCTATGATTCCGACCATCCCCGGGTAGAGGGTGATGTTGGCAAGGCTGGAGTCGCGATCGACTCCATTTTGGATATGAAAATCCTATTCGACGGTATTCCGCTGGACCAGATGTCCGTATCAATGACTATGAATGGGGCTGTCCTGCCCATCATGGCATTCTTTATTGTGACCGCTGAGGAACAGGGAGTGTCACAGGACCAATTATCCGGTACGATCCAAAATGATATTCTGAAAGAGTACATGGTCAGGAACACCTATATTTATCCGCCGGAAATGTCGATGAAGATCATTGCAGATATCTTTGAGTACACCTCAAAGTACATGCCAAAATTCAATTCAATTAGTATTTCAGGCTATCACATGCAGGAGGCAGGCGCACCGGCGGACATTGAACTGGCATATACCCTTGCCGATGGCCTTGAATATGTGAGGACAGGCTTGAAAGCTGGCATTGATATTGATTCATTTGCTCCAAGATTAAGCTTCTTCTGGGCAATTGGCATGAACTATTTCATGGAAGTAGCCAAGATGAGGGCTGCCCGCTTTATCTGGGCTAAAATGATTAAGACGTTCAATCCAAAAAACGAGAAGTCAATGGCTTTGAGGACTCATTCACAAACATCCGGCTGGAGCCTAACCGAGCAGGATCCATTTAACAACGTCATCCGCACACTGGTAGAGGCTCATGCAGCGGCAATGGGCCATACGCAATCATTGCATACCAATGCTCTGGATGAGGCCATCGCGCTGCCGACTGATTTCTCAGCTCGAATAGCCCGAAATACACAGTTATTTTTGCAGGAAGAGACAGGGATAACCAAAGTGATTGATCCATGGGCAGGCAGCTATTATGTTGAAAGCTTGACAGAGGCACTGATTGACAAAGCATGGGCGCATATTGAAGAGATTGAAAAACTAGGCGGGATGGCAAAGGCAATCGAAACCGGCTTGCCTAAAATGCGCATCGAAGAAGCAGCCGCAAGACGACAGGCTCAAATCGATTCTGGAAAAGAAACGATAATCGGTGTGAATAAATTCCGGCTGGACCAGGAGGAGCCGCTGGAAATCCTGGATATTGATAATACAGCAGTTCGTGCTAAGCAGTTAGAAAGACTCCAACAGCTGAAAGAAAACCGGGATGACAGCAAAGTTGAAGAGGCTTTAAATGATTTGGCTGCTGTTGCTGAGAAAGGCGAGGGCAATCTTTTGGAGTATGCAGTTAAGGCTGCCAGAGCCAGGGCGACACTAGGAGAAATTTCTGATGCTGTCGAGAAAGCAGCGGGAAGGCATAAAGCAGTTATCCGATCAGTGAGCGGTGTTTACAGCTCAGCTTTTACAAATGAAGAGGAAATTTCTGAAGTCCAGCAAATGACAGAGGAGTTCCTGGAAAACGAAGGGCGCAGACCCCGAATCATGATAGCGAAGATGGGGCAGGATGGACATGACCGTGGAGCTAAAGTCATCTCAACCGCATTTGCTGACCTGGGCTTTGATGTTGATATTGGCCCGCTCTTCCAGACTCCGGAAGAAACAGCCATCCAGGCAGTTGAAAATGATGTTCATGCTATCGGGATCAGCTCTCTGGCCGCTGGGCATAAAACACTTTTGCCACAGCTGGTGAATGAGCTCAAGAAGCTTGGCCGCGAGGATATTGTCGTTATAGTCGGCGGAGTCATTCCTGCCCAGGATTATCAATTCCTATATGACAATGGAGCGAGCGCGATTTTTGGTCCAGGAACGATCATTCCAGCAGCAGCACAAAAAGTCTTGCGGACAATATATGAACGCCTCGGCTATGAGGAAGTGTCTCGTTAA